The following proteins are encoded in a genomic region of Candidatus Manganitrophaceae bacterium:
- a CDS encoding lipoprotein-releasing ABC transporter permease subunit, which yields MSFPYEFFVGLRYLRAKRRQKGISLNTLISIGGVMVGVAALIATLAVMTGFKEDLRDKILGTNSHVVITDRTRDDIQDYYRLADEVKKVPHVVAATPFIFRQVLLSSDTNVFGVVLRGIDPTTEAQVTEIGKNLVEGKLDYLTNPPSLSLPDQELAEPEGAAEKNSPGIIIGKELAGRLGAFLGDRINIVSPVGKEGKNLGKALGGPMGFTPKIRKFRVVGIFDSGMYEYDSSLAYISIKEAQQFFNLPDVVTGVEVKVDDIFIADRVAQQIESHLQFPYQARDWMKLNRNLFSALQLEKMMMFIILVLIILVASFNIVSTLTMTVVEKSREIAILKAMGATRESVMRIFMLEGVIIGGVGVALGTPLGIAVCWVLQKFYTLPSDIYYISHLPVKIQMVDVILVSSAAVLIGFLATLYPSWQAARLDPAEALRYE from the coding sequence ATGTCATTTCCTTACGAATTTTTTGTCGGCCTTCGCTATCTGAGGGCCAAACGCCGTCAAAAAGGGATCTCTCTCAACACCCTAATCTCGATCGGCGGGGTGATGGTCGGGGTTGCGGCGCTGATCGCCACCCTCGCCGTGATGACCGGCTTCAAAGAAGATCTCCGAGATAAAATTCTCGGGACGAATTCCCATGTCGTCATCACCGACCGGACCCGCGACGACATCCAAGACTATTACCGCCTGGCCGACGAGGTCAAAAAAGTGCCGCACGTGGTCGCCGCCACCCCCTTCATCTTCCGGCAGGTTCTCCTCTCCTCGGATACCAATGTTTTCGGCGTCGTCCTCCGCGGGATCGATCCGACGACCGAAGCCCAGGTGACCGAGATCGGCAAAAACCTGGTGGAGGGAAAGCTCGACTATCTGACCAACCCCCCTTCCCTTTCCCTACCGGACCAAGAGCTCGCCGAACCGGAGGGGGCGGCGGAGAAGAATTCACCCGGAATCATTATCGGAAAAGAGCTCGCCGGTCGGCTGGGAGCCTTTCTGGGAGACCGGATCAACATCGTCTCCCCGGTCGGGAAAGAAGGAAAAAATCTCGGCAAAGCGCTCGGGGGACCGATGGGCTTTACCCCGAAGATCCGGAAGTTCCGCGTCGTCGGCATTTTCGATTCGGGGATGTATGAATACGACTCCTCGCTCGCCTACATCTCCATCAAAGAAGCCCAGCAGTTCTTCAACCTCCCCGACGTCGTCACCGGGGTGGAGGTGAAGGTCGATGACATCTTCATCGCCGACCGGGTCGCCCAGCAGATCGAGAGCCATCTTCAATTCCCTTACCAAGCGCGCGACTGGATGAAGCTCAACCGGAATCTTTTTTCCGCGCTTCAGCTCGAAAAGATGATGATGTTCATCATTCTGGTATTGATCATCCTGGTCGCCTCGTTCAACATCGTCAGCACCTTGACGATGACGGTCGTGGAGAAGAGCCGGGAGATCGCCATCTTGAAGGCGATGGGGGCGACACGGGAGTCGGTGATGCGGATCTTCATGCTGGAGGGGGTCATCATCGGCGGGGTCGGCGTGGCGCTTGGCACCCCGCTGGGGATCGCCGTCTGCTGGGTGCTTCAAAAGTTTTATACACTGCCGAGCGATATCTACTACATCAGCCATCTTCCGGTAAAGATCCAGATGGTTGATGTCATCCTGGTCTCATCGGCGGCGGTCCTCATCGGATTTCTCGCCACCCTTTATCCCTCTTGGCAGGCAGCCAGGCTCGACCCGGCCGAGGCGCTGAGGTATGAGTAA
- a CDS encoding VCBS repeat-containing protein — protein MWKINDQTAGIRQIRALPFILISLLLAACGHSHRHHDAGLLPAPTGVILTTASGAITVEWTPVPGALSYNLYFATVSGITKVNYQTLPLGERLPVAAGPFTHTDLSDGTTYYVVVTAVNAAGESAESVEASATPLSTALPLAPTGLKATPSVGQITLEWNSVTGASSYFVYRAERSGVNRNNWNTIVGGRQTQVLGGATIRIEAGLTNGTTYYFVVTAQNSLGQGVESAQVSATPFASETVPAPPSNLTAVPGDQKVTLSWDNAAGALSTSAYILYWRTAAGVTPANGQSIPTVSSPHTETGLTNGQTYYYVVTARNDRGESLPSSEISVVPNPTPPPAVITLPPTNVILSGSATLNGKINPNGFAVTEAYFEYGVTTAYGTKVPIAQPFAAGNNFINVNPITLNGLTPNNPYHYRIVAKNANGTAEGADQGFVLPFLGPPYDFPVGAGTSPNDIVVADFNGDGKMDLATANFATNDISILFGTGDFTTPTQAFGAAVHYTVGVHPQYIAAGKFHGAGQPPDLVVSNSTDGTITLLSNNGAGVFSATSLPVYSNLADQAKTFPAGLVVADLNHDSNLDVAVATTINGNGKVVILLGDGSGGFSAPSAFPAGISPTGIVAGDFNQDVNGNLDLVVTNRLRNQVSLLLGAGDGTFGAPAPSDIGDDPSRTYDPIGLVAGDFNGDHFLDLAVADNATSTVSILMNNATGGFGVPTILVVGLQPYAVGLADFTGDGNLDLIVPNFRDNSATVYLGSGTDLFGPAFLSLVGQNPVAVATGDFNGDGKLDLVVVNRSANSVTVLLGQ, from the coding sequence ATGTGGAAGATAAACGATCAGACAGCCGGCATTCGACAGATTAGAGCCCTCCCTTTCATCCTGATCTCTCTCCTTCTGGCCGCTTGCGGCCATAGCCATCGGCACCACGATGCAGGCCTCCTGCCGGCGCCGACGGGGGTTATCCTCACCACGGCGAGCGGAGCGATCACGGTCGAGTGGACCCCGGTGCCGGGGGCGCTCTCTTACAATCTCTATTTCGCTACTGTCTCCGGCATCACCAAGGTGAATTATCAGACGCTCCCCCTCGGCGAGCGTCTGCCGGTGGCTGCAGGCCCCTTCACCCACACCGATCTCTCCGATGGAACGACCTATTATGTGGTCGTGACCGCGGTCAACGCGGCGGGGGAGAGTGCCGAGTCGGTTGAAGCGTCTGCCACACCACTTTCCACCGCCCTTCCTCTCGCTCCCACCGGTTTGAAAGCGACCCCGTCGGTCGGTCAAATCACATTGGAATGGAACTCCGTGACAGGGGCATCGAGCTATTTCGTCTACCGCGCGGAGAGGTCGGGAGTGAATCGAAACAATTGGAATACGATCGTCGGTGGCAGGCAGACCCAGGTTCTGGGAGGGGCGACGATCCGAATCGAAGCCGGTCTGACCAATGGAACGACTTATTACTTTGTCGTCACAGCGCAGAATAGCCTTGGACAAGGGGTCGAGTCGGCTCAGGTGTCGGCGACCCCCTTTGCCTCTGAGACAGTTCCAGCACCGCCCAGCAACCTGACCGCGGTGCCTGGAGATCAAAAAGTGACATTAAGTTGGGACAACGCAGCCGGAGCATTGTCTACCAGTGCGTATATCCTTTATTGGAGAACGGCGGCAGGGGTGACCCCTGCCAATGGACAATCGATTCCTACTGTTTCCAGCCCTCATACCGAGACGGGTCTCACGAATGGACAGACGTATTATTATGTCGTCACGGCACGCAACGATCGGGGAGAGAGTCTCCCCTCATCAGAAATATCCGTGGTGCCGAATCCCACCCCTCCGCCAGCGGTGATCACATTGCCGCCGACCAATGTGATCCTCTCAGGTTCTGCAACACTAAACGGAAAAATCAACCCGAACGGATTCGCCGTGACAGAGGCGTATTTCGAATATGGCGTGACAACCGCTTATGGAACGAAGGTTCCGATTGCCCAGCCCTTTGCGGCGGGAAACAATTTCATCAATGTGAATCCGATCACCCTCAATGGGCTGACTCCGAATAACCCGTACCATTATCGAATCGTGGCGAAGAACGCGAATGGGACTGCGGAGGGGGCCGATCAAGGTTTCGTGCTGCCGTTCCTCGGTCCGCCCTATGACTTCCCGGTGGGTGCGGGGACGAGTCCAAACGATATCGTCGTTGCCGATTTTAACGGAGATGGAAAGATGGACCTGGCAACCGCCAATTTCGCAACCAACGACATCTCGATTCTTTTCGGGACCGGTGATTTCACGACGCCGACTCAGGCATTCGGTGCGGCGGTTCACTATACGGTCGGGGTTCATCCTCAATATATCGCCGCCGGAAAGTTTCACGGTGCCGGACAGCCGCCCGACCTGGTTGTCTCCAACAGCACCGATGGAACGATCACCCTTTTATCGAACAACGGGGCCGGTGTTTTTTCGGCGACCTCGCTTCCTGTCTATAGCAATTTGGCCGATCAGGCAAAGACCTTCCCGGCGGGTCTGGTCGTCGCAGACTTGAATCACGATTCAAACCTGGATGTGGCCGTGGCGACCACGATCAATGGAAATGGGAAAGTGGTCATTTTGTTGGGAGACGGATCGGGGGGATTCAGCGCTCCCTCCGCGTTCCCGGCCGGCATCAGTCCGACGGGAATTGTCGCGGGAGATTTCAATCAGGACGTCAATGGAAATCTCGACCTCGTCGTCACCAACCGTTTGCGGAACCAAGTCTCGCTCCTCCTGGGTGCCGGTGACGGGACCTTCGGCGCGCCGGCTCCTTCTGACATCGGAGATGACCCGAGCCGAACGTATGATCCGATCGGATTGGTGGCCGGGGATTTTAACGGCGATCATTTTCTCGATTTGGCCGTTGCGGACAATGCGACCAGCACCGTTTCAATCTTGATGAATAATGCGACAGGCGGGTTCGGCGTGCCGACGATATTGGTCGTCGGCTTACAGCCGTATGCCGTCGGACTGGCCGATTTTACCGGAGACGGCAATCTTGATTTGATTGTTCCCAACTTCCGCGACAATTCGGCCACGGTTTATTTGGGAAGCGGCACCGATCTGTTCGGGCCGGCTTTCCTTAGCCTCGTCGGACAGAATCCGGTTGCTGTGGCGACGGGCGATTTTAACGGAGATGGCAAGCTCGATCTTGTGGTGGTGAACCGAAGTGCCAACTCCGTCACCGTTCTTCTCGGACAATAG
- the lysS gene encoding lysine--tRNA ligase, whose amino-acid sequence MEEVNDQIAQRIKKLDALRAAGIDPYGARFEGKTPLAEIVEKYQTATKEALEAQPVRYKISGRMVSLRRFGKASFAHLQDGSGRLQVYFKKDHLGEAGYDLFEKLDIGDYIGVEGPLFRTKTDELTLQADRLTLLSKSLRPLPEKWHGLTDVETRYRMRYVDLIANPEVRRVFALRGQIIDSIRRFLSQHGFLEVETPMMHPIPGGAAARPFVTHHNTLGVDLYLRIAPELYLKRLIVGGFERVYEINRNFRNEGISTIHNPEFTMLEFYMAYADYRDLMSFTETLFTTVATEVLGTLTFEYQGKPIDFTPPWRRLAYLNAIAEKHQVSVAALSDPKRVAEIMQKAGVPVKPTASLAKQLNDLFEITVEPGLTGPVFITDYPTEISPLAKRKPDQPHLTERFEMYIASREIANAFSELNDPHDQRSRFESQVAQRAAGDLEAHVMDEDYLRALEYGMPPTAGEGIGIDRLVMLLTNQSSIRDVILFPQMRPEK is encoded by the coding sequence ATGGAAGAGGTCAATGACCAGATTGCTCAACGGATCAAAAAGCTCGACGCGCTACGCGCCGCCGGAATCGATCCGTATGGAGCCCGCTTTGAGGGGAAAACACCCCTCGCCGAAATCGTCGAGAAATATCAGACGGCGACCAAAGAGGCGCTTGAAGCACAGCCGGTGCGCTACAAGATCTCCGGAAGGATGGTCTCGCTCCGGCGGTTTGGAAAAGCCTCCTTCGCCCACCTGCAAGACGGCAGCGGTCGGCTTCAGGTCTACTTCAAGAAAGATCATCTCGGCGAGGCCGGGTATGATCTTTTCGAGAAGCTCGACATCGGCGATTACATCGGCGTGGAGGGCCCCCTTTTCCGGACGAAAACAGACGAGCTGACCCTTCAAGCCGATCGGTTAACGCTCCTCTCCAAGTCGCTTCGGCCCCTTCCGGAAAAATGGCATGGGCTGACCGATGTCGAGACCCGTTACCGGATGCGCTATGTCGATCTGATCGCGAATCCGGAGGTCCGGCGGGTCTTTGCGCTCCGCGGCCAGATCATCGATTCAATCCGCCGGTTTCTCAGCCAACATGGCTTCTTGGAGGTAGAGACGCCGATGATGCATCCGATTCCGGGGGGTGCGGCGGCCCGGCCATTTGTTACGCATCACAACACGCTGGGGGTCGATCTCTACCTGAGAATCGCGCCGGAGCTTTATTTGAAGCGGCTGATCGTCGGTGGGTTCGAGCGGGTCTATGAGATCAACCGCAACTTTCGAAACGAAGGAATCTCGACGATCCACAACCCCGAATTCACAATGCTCGAATTCTACATGGCGTATGCCGACTATCGCGACCTGATGTCGTTCACCGAAACACTTTTTACGACGGTGGCGACCGAGGTCTTGGGGACGCTGACGTTTGAATATCAGGGGAAACCGATTGATTTCACCCCTCCTTGGCGACGGCTCGCTTACCTTAACGCCATCGCGGAGAAACACCAGGTCTCCGTGGCAGCGCTCTCCGACCCAAAGCGGGTGGCGGAGATCATGCAAAAGGCGGGAGTGCCGGTCAAACCGACTGCGTCGCTCGCGAAACAGTTGAATGACCTCTTTGAGATAACGGTCGAGCCGGGACTGACCGGACCGGTTTTTATTACAGACTATCCGACCGAGATCTCTCCCCTGGCAAAGCGGAAGCCCGACCAGCCGCATCTGACCGAGCGGTTCGAGATGTATATCGCCTCGCGCGAGATTGCAAACGCCTTCTCCGAGTTAAACGATCCGCACGATCAACGATCGCGCTTTGAATCGCAGGTGGCGCAGCGGGCCGCCGGCGATCTGGAGGCGCATGTGATGGATGAGGACTATCTCCGCGCCCTCGAATACGGAATGCCGCCCACGGCGGGAGAAGGGATCGGGATCGACCGGCTCGTCATGCTGCTGACGAACCAGAGCTCGATCCGGGACGTCATCCTCTTCCCTCAGATGAGACCGGAAAAATAA
- a CDS encoding ABC transporter ATP-binding protein: protein MIDVIDLYKSFPIAGKELVILRGVTVSIQKGEMLSIVGASGVGKSTFLHILGGLDRPTSGKILFEGADLFARSDRELAEFRNRQIGFVFQFHHLLPEFTALENVMMPGLIRRIDRRELETAGREMLEAVGLSHRLTHRPGQLSGGEQQRVAIARALALRPQLILADEPTGNLDTHTSDEVFALLKGINRDRGMTFVLVTHNEKLSLQADRLIKMVDGKIEGG from the coding sequence GTGATTGACGTTATCGATCTCTACAAATCATTTCCGATCGCCGGCAAGGAGCTGGTCATCCTTCGGGGGGTCACCGTCTCTATTCAGAAAGGAGAGATGCTCTCCATCGTCGGCGCCTCCGGCGTCGGGAAGAGCACCTTTCTCCACATCCTCGGGGGGCTCGATCGTCCGACCTCCGGGAAAATTCTTTTTGAAGGGGCCGACCTCTTTGCCCGGTCGGATCGGGAGTTGGCGGAATTTCGAAACCGACAGATCGGATTCGTCTTCCAATTTCATCACCTTCTGCCGGAGTTTACCGCGCTGGAGAATGTCATGATGCCGGGGTTGATCCGGCGGATCGATCGGCGGGAGTTAGAGACGGCCGGACGGGAGATGCTCGAGGCGGTCGGTCTCTCCCACCGCCTCACCCATCGCCCGGGACAGCTCTCCGGCGGGGAGCAGCAGCGGGTGGCGATCGCCCGGGCGTTGGCGCTGCGGCCGCAGCTGATCTTGGCCGATGAGCCGACCGGCAATCTCGACACCCATACGAGTGATGAAGTCTTCGCTTTGCTGAAGGGAATCAATCGGGATCGAGGGATGACCTTCGTCCTGGTCACCCACAACGAAAAGCTTTCCCTTCAGGCCGACCGGCTGATTAAAATGGTCGATGGAAAGATCGAAGGGGGATAG
- a CDS encoding response regulator, translating into MSKKILVVDDNQDTIQILTAVLRRGGYIVIAARDGMEAVEKVQEEMPELILSDIMMPKLDGFGVIQALKAEPKYRKIPILIISAKVDPASKARGIELGAEDYIIKPINPGEVLRKIKEHLPETA; encoded by the coding sequence TTGTCTAAAAAGATTTTAGTCGTTGATGACAATCAAGACACCATTCAAATCTTAACGGCGGTTCTCCGGCGAGGCGGATATATCGTAATTGCCGCGCGGGATGGGATGGAGGCGGTAGAGAAAGTTCAAGAGGAGATGCCGGAGCTGATTCTCTCCGACATTATGATGCCGAAGCTCGATGGATTCGGCGTCATACAAGCATTGAAGGCTGAGCCGAAATATCGGAAGATTCCCATTCTCATCATCTCCGCCAAAGTTGATCCGGCCTCCAAGGCCCGGGGGATTGAACTGGGGGCGGAGGACTACATCATCAAACCGATTAATCCGGGAGAGGTGTTGCGAAAGATCAAAGAGCACTTGCCGGAGACAGCCTGA